From the genome of Nicotiana sylvestris chromosome 2, ASM39365v2, whole genome shotgun sequence, one region includes:
- the LOC104210188 gene encoding protein LAZY 1-like isoform X2 — MKLLGWMHSKLKQKGNEPANNTPIVVYKEVKSNGAEMEPFDELFPGFLAIGTLGDYQTTNTDPPTPTFPLPFDHSETDITEKELKFINDELEKYLEEKVNKVAYESSESIITLSDKRAARCSKLPQCEGSGEGPNRKALLNAALPCITLSDNHIETGATECYSNMEEYPLQKYLLGSSIELLAEVQQQKGFIEELFKRTNIVQESHVGTHDGKEKKQAKRKHAVDFMKKMLQNLHYKSKSSTTAHSKGNVNGSVSSKRKLPQVLKMFKRKVHPEGLMNENILQDNETSNISCKTNNLRANSEVNKKNSPAATTKKELNALTVNREHWIKTDSDYLVLEL, encoded by the exons ATGAAA TTACTAGGTTGGATGCACTCTAAACTAAAGCAAAAAGGCAATGAGCCAGCAAATAATACTCCCATAGTAG TTTACAAGGAAGTTAAAAGCAATGGAGCAGAAATGGAACCATTTGATGAACTCTTTCCTGGCTTTTTGGCAATTGGTACTCTGGGAGATTATCAGACAACTAATACTGATCCTCCAACTCCAACTTTTCCTCTGCCCTTTGATCATAGTGAAACAGACATAACGGAGAAAGAACTGAAATTCATAAATGATGAGCTTGAGAAGTATCTTGAAGAgaaagtgaataaagttgctTATGAGTCATCAGAAAGCATCATTACCCTCAGTGACAAAAGAGCAGCCCGGTGTAGTAAGCTTCCGCAATGCgaggggtccggggaagggccgaacCGCAAGGCTCTATTgaacgcagccttaccctgcattacCCTAAGTGACAATCACATTGAAACAGGAGCTACTGAATGTTATAGCAATATGGAAGAATATCCTCTCCAGAAATATCTCTTAGGCTCTTCAATTGAATTGCTAGCAGAG GTACAACAACAAAAAGGATTCATAGAAGAGCTCTTTAAGCGGACGAACATAGTCCAAGAAAGTCATGTGGGAACTCATGATGGAAAAGAGAAGAAACAAGCCAAGAGAAAACATGCAGTGGATTTCATGAAGAAGATGTTGCAGAACCTGCACTACAAATCAAAGAGCTCTACTACAGCTCATTCTAAAGGAAATGTCAATGGATCTGTTTCAAGCAAGAGAAAACTCCCTCAG GTCCTTAAAATGTTCAAAAGGAAAGTTCATCCTGAGGGATTAATGAATGAGAACATACTACAAGATAATGAGACAAGCAATATTTCATGCAAAACTAATAATCTGAGAGCAAATAGTGAAGTGAACAAAAAAAATTCTCCTGCTGCCACTACAAAGAAGGAACTGAATGCCTTAACAGTAAACAGAGAACACTGGATTAAAACAGATAGTGACT ATTTGGTGCTGGAGCTGTAA
- the LOC104210188 gene encoding protein LAZY 1-like isoform X1 gives MKLLGWMHSKLKQKGNEPANNTPIVENSITSFSVYKEVKSNGAEMEPFDELFPGFLAIGTLGDYQTTNTDPPTPTFPLPFDHSETDITEKELKFINDELEKYLEEKVNKVAYESSESIITLSDKRAARCSKLPQCEGSGEGPNRKALLNAALPCITLSDNHIETGATECYSNMEEYPLQKYLLGSSIELLAEVQQQKGFIEELFKRTNIVQESHVGTHDGKEKKQAKRKHAVDFMKKMLQNLHYKSKSSTTAHSKGNVNGSVSSKRKLPQVLKMFKRKVHPEGLMNENILQDNETSNISCKTNNLRANSEVNKKNSPAATTKKELNALTVNREHWIKTDSDYLVLEL, from the exons ATGAAA TTACTAGGTTGGATGCACTCTAAACTAAAGCAAAAAGGCAATGAGCCAGCAAATAATACTCCCATAGTAG AAAATTCCATTACATCTTTCTCAGTTTACAAGGAAGTTAAAAGCAATGGAGCAGAAATGGAACCATTTGATGAACTCTTTCCTGGCTTTTTGGCAATTGGTACTCTGGGAGATTATCAGACAACTAATACTGATCCTCCAACTCCAACTTTTCCTCTGCCCTTTGATCATAGTGAAACAGACATAACGGAGAAAGAACTGAAATTCATAAATGATGAGCTTGAGAAGTATCTTGAAGAgaaagtgaataaagttgctTATGAGTCATCAGAAAGCATCATTACCCTCAGTGACAAAAGAGCAGCCCGGTGTAGTAAGCTTCCGCAATGCgaggggtccggggaagggccgaacCGCAAGGCTCTATTgaacgcagccttaccctgcattacCCTAAGTGACAATCACATTGAAACAGGAGCTACTGAATGTTATAGCAATATGGAAGAATATCCTCTCCAGAAATATCTCTTAGGCTCTTCAATTGAATTGCTAGCAGAG GTACAACAACAAAAAGGATTCATAGAAGAGCTCTTTAAGCGGACGAACATAGTCCAAGAAAGTCATGTGGGAACTCATGATGGAAAAGAGAAGAAACAAGCCAAGAGAAAACATGCAGTGGATTTCATGAAGAAGATGTTGCAGAACCTGCACTACAAATCAAAGAGCTCTACTACAGCTCATTCTAAAGGAAATGTCAATGGATCTGTTTCAAGCAAGAGAAAACTCCCTCAG GTCCTTAAAATGTTCAAAAGGAAAGTTCATCCTGAGGGATTAATGAATGAGAACATACTACAAGATAATGAGACAAGCAATATTTCATGCAAAACTAATAATCTGAGAGCAAATAGTGAAGTGAACAAAAAAAATTCTCCTGCTGCCACTACAAAGAAGGAACTGAATGCCTTAACAGTAAACAGAGAACACTGGATTAAAACAGATAGTGACT ATTTGGTGCTGGAGCTGTAA